The following coding sequences are from one Musa acuminata AAA Group cultivar baxijiao chromosome BXJ2-4, Cavendish_Baxijiao_AAA, whole genome shotgun sequence window:
- the LOC103980136 gene encoding ADP-ribosylation factor GTPase-activating protein AGD12 — protein sequence MSGHNYDHGKSTSSKRQKLKELLLKSDNRICADCGAPDPKWASANIGVFICLKCSGVHRNLGTHISKVLSVTLDEWSDVQINSMIEVGGNSCANAIYEAFLPEGYAKPNSDSNYEERANFIRSKYELQEFLKPSLRIVPSKNTSTTCGSGKDSDSVSGSASVNKTSQAGMVEFIGILNVKVIKGTNLAVRDVRSSDPYVVLTLGQQRAQTAVIKSDLNPVWNEELKLSVPQNYGALKVQVFDQDVLSSNDIMGEADVNLQPMITAATAFGDPDLLADMQIGKWLQSNDNALIRDSTINIIDGKVKQEVSLKLQNVESGGIDLELEWIPLAQ from the exons ATGAGCGGTCACAACTATGATCATGGGAAATCTACCTCGA GTAAGAGGCAAAAATTGAAGGAGTTGTTGCTTAAAAGTGATAACCGTATTTGTGCTGACTGTGGTGCCCCTGATCCGAAGTGGGC GTCTGCCAatattggggtatttatatgcctaaAATGTAGCGGTGTACATAGAAACCTGGGCACACATATCTCAAAG GTTCTGTCCGTAACATTAGATGAATGGTCTGATGTGCAAATCAACTCTATGATAGAAGTTGGTGGAAACTCTTGTGCCAATGCAATTTATGAGGCTTTTCTTCCTGAGGGATATGCCAAGCCTAACTCAGATTCCAATTATGAAGAAAGAGCAAATTTCATTAG GTCCAAGTATGAGTTGCAAGAATTTCTCAAACCAAGTCTACGTATTGTTCCTTCAAAAAATACTTCAACAACCTGTGGTTCTGGGAAGGACAGTGACAGTGTTTCTGGTTCTGCAAGTGTAAATAAAACA TCTCAGGCAGGGATGGTGGAGTTCATTGGCATACTGAATGTTAAAGTGATTAAAGGCACTAATTTAGCAGTTAGAGATGTGCGAAGTAGTGACCCCTATGTTGTTTTGACTCTTGGACAACAG AGAGCCCAGACGGCTGTTATTAAGAGCGACCTGAATCCAGTTTGGAATGAGGAGCTTAAGCTATCAGTTCCTCAAAACTATGGAGCCCTGAAAGTG CAAGTATTTGATCAAGACGTGCTCTCTTCCAATGATATAATGGGTGAAGCTGATGTGAACCTCCAGCCGATGATCACAGCCGCTACAGCATTCGGTGATCCTGACTTGCTTGCTGACATGCAAATTGGGAAGTGGCTGCAGTCAAATGACAATGCTCTCATCAGAGATAGCACCATCAACATCATTGATGGGAAGGTTAAACAGGAGGTGTCACTGAAGCTACAAAATGTTGAATCTGGAGGGATCGATCTAGAACTGGAATGGATTCCCTTGGCCCAATAA